The region CAATTTATCATTATTCCGTATTGTCTTGAACATGGATCGGTTCATCAAATGTTTTCACCATCAGATATTTCGGTACATTATCTGGCACCGTTTCTCGTTTTTATTGATTTCCTTTTATTTGATCCTAAAAAACAATATAGTTGGTACACCCCATTTCAGTGGCTTAGTATCCCCATCTTATATTTCCTCTTTGTTGTCACGTGTAGTTTTATTCACGTACCTGTTCCAGAGCCCGAGCATCCATTTTTATATTTCTTTTTAGATATAGGAGACATAGGCATCAAAGGATTTAGTTTAAATATGATAAAATTGACATTGCTCTTTCTATCAGCAGGATATTTTACTGTTTTCATAAATGATATTAAAATAGGTAAAAAGTAGCCCTTGCTAATTTAAATGCATGTGATATAATCATCTCAATATCTAAACAAAGGGGAAATCAAGATGTTAAAAAAATTTGCTGCAGATGCATTAGGAATTAGTGATATTGGGAAAATTATTAGTCCAAACGACTATGATAAAGTAATGGCAGATGACTTTATTATGCATGAAGATGATGAAAAAATCTTCTTCTTAATTAAATCAAAAACAGATGAATACTGTTTTACAAACTTAGCTTTAATTCATGTCGATGGTACATCAGCTGTTAGTAGTAAACGTCTAGTGAAACGATATGATTACTATAAACATACGATTAGCCATGTTATGATTGAAACAGCAGGAACAGTGGATTTAGATTGTGAATTAAAATTTGATATCGATAATCAAGAGTTCTCAATTGATGTTAATCGTAATCAATTAGAACAACTAAAAGATATTTATAAAGCTTTAATTAAAATTTCTCATATCATCGAAGAAAATCAGGTATTATTACAAAAATCAGAACAAACATTAAACTTTGCATCCGTTGCATGTGGTTCACAACGTCAAGAAACAGGTAATTTATTAGATCAATTTGTAAAGGTAAACGAATACGCATTTAATTGGATTAAACAATCACGTGAAGCCTACATTCAAAAAGACTTTACAGAAGTATTTGAAAAATATATTAATAACTAAGAAGAGGAATCCTCTTCTTTTTTCACATTGAAAGGAAGAAGGCAATGCAATTTAAACAGATCGAATTATCAGACTTAAATGTACTAGTAAAAATGTATATCGAAACATTCAATGCAGGGCCTTGGAACGATGAGTGGACAGTTGAGACGGCATCCAGACGATTAACACAAATGATTAAATGTCCAGATTCATATGGATTATTAGCGTATGTGGATAATGTTCCTGCTGGAATGATTTTAGGAGCCGAAGAACAATACTATAATGGATTAATGTTTAACATTAAAGAATTCTGCATCAATAATCAGTTGCGAGGAAAAGGGCTTGGAACAAGCATCTATGAAGAATTCGAGAAACGATTGAAGGAAAAAGGAATCAGAGAAATTATCTTACTAACATCTCCTGGGCCTCAAACAGAAGGATTCTATCACAAAAGAGGATTTGAAACATCTAAAGGTATGATTATGATGGGAAAATTAATTGGATAAATAGAAAAAAGACTGAATCGAAATAATTTCGACTCAGTCTTTTTTAATTATGAGAAATGTTTCTTTAATTCCTTAATATCATCTGCTTCAATCCATTCCTCAGTATATCCACAATTTTCACATACATAACGATGTAAACGAGCCGCAATTGATAATGTTACGTTAACCATAATATTATTTCCAGTTCCATGAATTAAAACCTTACTCGAGATAAAAATTAATGATTTAAATTCACACTTAGGACAGCATTTAGTCTCTCTCATTTTATAGCTGCTTCATATACTTTGTTATATTAGCTGAATGGTCAACAATTGGTTCGAAAATAGAATACTTACATGACATAATCGTCGTTACACCAGGGCCATGTCCTGCTTTTACACAATCACTGTGCACAATAATTCCAAGTGTCATAGCACCTTTTAAGTAACCGCGACCGTACGTTGTATCACAATCCTTTAATAACACAAGGTCTCCAAAACGTAAATGATGAAGCCCTAGACGTCGTACCTCATCCAAATCTCCTGTCATAATATCATAATCCCCAGAATAAGCACTATTAGCTCCAATTCCAGACCCCATTAAATAGGGGGGAATAATCGCTGATACGGGAACTTGCAACTTATCGTTGACCTCTTGTATCTGTAATTTCTGTAATAAAATAGGATCAAGATTCATGACATGAACATCAGGATAGTCGAGTAATTTGAGCCCTTGGCCATATGCCTTAATTAAAATAGAATCATCAATGCAAAGGTCTTCTAATATATCCGCATCAAAATGAACTAAAGTATGCTCAATTCCACCGTGAGAACCCGTCACATAACCTAAACGTCCTTTTGCATCACCACTTACAACCTTAGCCACATTTCCAATGCAAGCAAACGTCATTAAAGCATCATTCTCTGAAGCATTCTCATTACGAATCGAAACACCTGGTTCAACATGATCACCTATCCACCCAAATGCAGGATCGCCAACAGAAACATTATAAGAAATCCCCCCTGTTGAAGGTAAAATCATCGGAACCCCTTCTTGAGTAATTCTATAATTGCCGCCTAGTGGATGATGAACTTTTCCTTGAACAGACCATTTCACAAGTCGACCTTCATTCGTTCTTAGCATCAGTATCTCCCCCTTAAGAATTAATGCATATCTACAAATTAACATAACACATTTACTAGCCTAATAGGGGAAGTACTACCCATCATAATTCGCCTAAAGTTCTAATTGTTTGATGAAATTAGGATAATTAAGAAGGATTATTTTTGAAATCCTTATTTTTCGACAAATGCATGAGTGAATATTTAAACAAGATGGTGTTAAATCCTTCATTTAATAAGGTTTTGTTAATAATCTAGTTAATGTGGCCTGTTTGAATTAAGTTTGAAACTCAAAATTTTTACTTTGAATATCAAAAAAATATTCACATTTTACAAATTTGTGTGTTATAATCCTTCACATAGTTTGAAATGCAAAATAATAACGGGTGGTGGAGAAATGGAAATTAAACCATTAAAAATTGGACCGTTTGAATTAGAGTTACCGATTGTACAAGGTGGAATGGGAATTGGTATTTCACGTTCTAACTTAGCGGCGGCTGTCTCAAATCACGGAGGGTTAGGCGTTTTATCGGGAGTTCAAATTGGACATGATGAACCTGATTTTGAAAATAATACAGTGCAAGCTAACTTGCGTGCAATGAAAAAACATATACAAAAGGCCAAAGAGGTAGCAAAAGGAAAAATGCTTGGATTAAACTTAATGGTTGCAATGGAGAATTACGAACAATATGCTAAAGCAGCTGTTGAGGCAGGAATTGATATTATTATATCGGGAGCAGGGTTACCTCTTGTACTTCCAGAATATACAAAAAATACAAAAACAATGTTTGCACCGATTATATCAAGTGCAAAAGCAGCAACTGTTTTATTAAAACACTATGATAGAAAACATCAAGTAGCACCAGACATGATTGTGATTGAGGGACCAGAAGCGGGTGGACACTTAGGATTCAAACCAGCCGATTTAGAAGAAGGAAATATCGATCTTGATCAAATTGTTAAAGAAGTCATTGAAGCTGTTAAACCATATGCAATGAAATATGAAAAACATATACCAATCATTGTAGGTGGAGGAATCTATGACGGAGCAGACATTGCTCATTATTTAAAACTTGGAGCAGATGGGGTTCAAATGGCAACACGTTTTATTGCAACTGAAGAGTGTGATGCTCACCCGAACTTTAAACAAGCTATAATTGATACTAAAGAAGACGATATCATCTTAGTGAAAAGTCCGGTTGGAATGCCAGGTCGTGCCATTCGTAATCCATTTAGTGAAAAATATGGTATCAAAAAAGAGAAAATAAAAAAATGTTACCGATGTGTTATCCCTTGTAATCCCGCAACAACTCAATACTGTATTAGCAAGGCACTTCTA is a window of Turicibacter sanguinis DNA encoding:
- a CDS encoding Pr6Pr family membrane protein, whose amino-acid sequence is MNFKNVWFTLLWRILIIISTAYGIYAGVFLISGETNFKILLYYTMQSNLWCLILYSYIVVKMLYQLRKHQSIQKKICSSWLKGGLTSAILVTFLLYQFIIIPYCLEHGSVHQMFSPSDISVHYLAPFLVFIDFLLFDPKKQYSWYTPFQWLSIPILYFLFVVTCSFIHVPVPEPEHPFLYFFLDIGDIGIKGFSLNMIKLTLLFLSAGYFTVFINDIKIGKK
- a CDS encoding PH domain-containing protein, with the protein product MLKKFAADALGISDIGKIISPNDYDKVMADDFIMHEDDEKIFFLIKSKTDEYCFTNLALIHVDGTSAVSSKRLVKRYDYYKHTISHVMIETAGTVDLDCELKFDIDNQEFSIDVNRNQLEQLKDIYKALIKISHIIEENQVLLQKSEQTLNFASVACGSQRQETGNLLDQFVKVNEYAFNWIKQSREAYIQKDFTEVFEKYINN
- a CDS encoding GNAT family N-acetyltransferase yields the protein MQFKQIELSDLNVLVKMYIETFNAGPWNDEWTVETASRRLTQMIKCPDSYGLLAYVDNVPAGMILGAEEQYYNGLMFNIKEFCINNQLRGKGLGTSIYEEFEKRLKEKGIREIILLTSPGPQTEGFYHKRGFETSKGMIMMGKLIG
- a CDS encoding DUF4438 domain-containing protein: MLRTNEGRLVKWSVQGKVHHPLGGNYRITQEGVPMILPSTGGISYNVSVGDPAFGWIGDHVEPGVSIRNENASENDALMTFACIGNVAKVVSGDAKGRLGYVTGSHGGIEHTLVHFDADILEDLCIDDSILIKAYGQGLKLLDYPDVHVMNLDPILLQKLQIQEVNDKLQVPVSAIIPPYLMGSGIGANSAYSGDYDIMTGDLDEVRRLGLHHLRFGDLVLLKDCDTTYGRGYLKGAMTLGIIVHSDCVKAGHGPGVTTIMSCKYSIFEPIVDHSANITKYMKQL
- a CDS encoding NAD(P)H-dependent flavin oxidoreductase, with the translated sequence MEIKPLKIGPFELELPIVQGGMGIGISRSNLAAAVSNHGGLGVLSGVQIGHDEPDFENNTVQANLRAMKKHIQKAKEVAKGKMLGLNLMVAMENYEQYAKAAVEAGIDIIISGAGLPLVLPEYTKNTKTMFAPIISSAKAATVLLKHYDRKHQVAPDMIVIEGPEAGGHLGFKPADLEEGNIDLDQIVKEVIEAVKPYAMKYEKHIPIIVGGGIYDGADIAHYLKLGADGVQMATRFIATEECDAHPNFKQAIIDTKEDDIILVKSPVGMPGRAIRNPFSEKYGIKKEKIKKCYRCVIPCNPATTQYCISKALLHAVRGEVEEALLFCGAKAYKVNELTTVERLLKTLKSEIIATS